ACCCTGGTCACTCTTTCTCGTTGGCGATGGCGTTGATCGCCGCCGCGGTCATCGCGCTGCCACCGCGCCGCCCGTGCACGACCAGGTACTCCGGTCCGCCCGGATGTTCGGCGAGCGCCTGCTTGGACTCGGCCGCGCCGATGAACCCCACCGGGATGCCGAGCACGGCGGCCGGTCGTCCGGCACCCGCGTCGATCAGCTCCAGCAGTCGGAACAGGGCGGTCGGCGCGTTGCCGACGGCGACCACGGCACCCTCGAGGCGGTCACCCCAGAGTTCGAGGGCGGCGGCGCTGCGGGTGGTGTCGAGTTCGGCCGCCAGGGCCGGTACCCGGGGGTCGCGCAGGGTGCAGATCACCTCGTTGTCGGCGGGCAGTCGGCTGCGGGTGACCCCGGAGGCGACCATCTCGGCGTCGCAGAGGATCGGCGCACCCGCCCGGAGCGCCGCCCGCGCGGCGGAGACCACGTCGGGGGAGTAGCCGACATCCGACGGCAGGTCGACCATGCCGCAGGCGTGGATCATGCGTACGACCACCGTGGCGACATCGGCGGGCAGGCCCGACAGGTCCGCCTCGGCGCGGATCGTGGCGAACGACCGGCGGTAGATCTCCGCGCCGTCGCGGACGTAGTCGATCACGTACCCCTCCGTGCCGCCGCGATCGCGGCAGCGGTCTCGTCCAGCGTCGCCGACCGCGAGCGCGGCCGACCGTCCAGGCTGACCTGGTATCCGTCAACGGTCGCCAGTACCTCGACATGCCGGTCCACCGGCCGGCCGCAGCGCCGTTCGCAACCCACCCAGTGCACCGGCAGGCCCGCCGGACCCGGTGCCGCCACCGGATGCACCCGGTTCGCGTCGGCCCGTACGTCGGCGAGCGCCTTCGCGCAGCCAGGGCGCCCGGTGCACCCGGTCACCCCGACCCAACCGGCGGAGGTGTCGGCCACCAGTCCCTCGCCCGTGAGCGCGGCCAGCCGGCGCTCAGCCTCGCCGGTGCCGAGATCGGGTACGACGACGGTGCGCCACGGAGTGATGTTGATCTCGTGGGCGCCGGCCCGTGCCGCCGCCTCGAGGACGTCGACCTGCGCCAGGGTGAGCCGGCCGAGCGGCACCATCAGGGCCAGCGCCAGCCGCCCGTCGATCTGGGCGATCCGCCCGACCGGTGGCCGCGTCGGTGCGGGCGCGTCGGCGAGACCACCAGGTGATCCGACAAACGCCGGGTCGAGTGCGCTACGCAGCCGGTGCGCCACCCGCGGTACGCCGTCGTCGAGTTCGGTCAGCCGCCAGGCGGTGCCGCCCTGCGCCGTGTACTCGGCGAGGAAGGCGCGCGCGGCCCGCAGGGCGGTGCCCGCACCGGCCGCCGGAGGCAGCCGTACGCCCGTGTCGGTGCCGCCCAGCAGCACCGCGAGGGTGTCCGACGCCACGGCGAACAGGCCCACGTCCGCACCGAAACCGGTCACGTCACCACGGCCGTCGTCGACCGTGAACAGGAACCGGCCGGGGAGTTCGGCGAGCGCCGGATCGGCACACAACCCCTGGTCAAGCTCGTCCACCAGGGTACGGAGATCGAACCGTCCACCCTCGGCTCTGCCGCTGAGTGTGGAAGCGATGACGTTGCGTACGCGCTCGTGGGTCTCCGACGGCAACAGACCCGCGGCCCAGAGCCGGGCGGCCAGTTCCCGCTCCGCGCCCGCCGGCAGACCCCGGAGCTGGACATTGCCACGCGAGGTCAGCTCCAGCCCGCCATCGCCCAGTTCGGACGCGGCGGCAGCCAGCGCGGCCAGTTGATCGGCGTGCAGCCGCCCACCGGGCACCCGGACCCGGGCCAGGTTGCCGTCAGCGGCGACATGTACGCGCAGCGCCCCCGGACAGGCGTCCGGCGCCGACCGCCCTCGTGGTGACCACACCCGGCGGATACTACGGCCTGGGCAGGCCCAGCCGACCGGCACGCCGGCCGCCGCACCAGCACCCCGGTCGGGCATGGCTTGACGAACCGGGGTCCGACTCGTGAGAGTGGGAGCCGCTGAAACGCGGCGACAGGTGGAGGAAGCCGGTGTGATCCCGGCGCGGTCCCGCCACTGTTACCGGGGAGCGGACCCCGACATGGTCACGGCCCACACGGGCGGGAAGACCGGGGCGAGCGACGATCCGGGAGCCAGGAGACTCCAGGTCACCGCGCGGCAGGGAACGGACCCGAGGGGCCCGCGCCCGGCCGCAACCGACAAACCCGGGGCGCGGACCCCGAGGGAGGAACCACCATGTCACGCCACGCCCTGCGCGGTGCCCGATGATCCTGCTCCTCTCCACCTCGGACACCGACCTGCTCAGCGCCCGGGCCAGTGGCGCCGACTTCCGGCTCGCCAACCCGGCCCGTACCTCGGTCGAGGAGCTGCCAGCCCTGCTCGACGGCGTCGACCTGGTGGTCGTACGCATCCTCGGCGGCTACCGGGCCTGGGAGGAAGGGCTCGACGCGCTCCTCGCCGGGACGCTGCCGGTCGTACTCCTCGGCGGTGAGCAGGCACCCGACGCGGAGCTGATGCGCCGCTCGACCGTGCCCGCCGGGGTGGCCGCGGAAGCGCACACCTACCTCGCGCACGGGGGCCCGGCCAACCTCACCGAGCTGCACCGGTTCCTCTCCGACACGATCCTGCTCACCGGCTACGGCTTCGCCCCGCCGGTCGCGACGCCGGAGTGGGGGCGGCTGGAGCGCGAGTCCCGCCAGACCGACGGCCCGGTGATCGCGGTGCTCTACTACCGGGCCCACCACGTTGCCGGCAACACCGCCTTCGTCGAGACGCTCTGCACCGCCATCGAGGACGCCGGCGGCCGGCCGCTGCCGGTCTACTGCGCCTCGCTGCGCAGCCCCGCGCCCGCCCTGCTGGAAACCCTCGGCGAGGCGGACGCGCTGGTCGTGACCGTGCTCGCCGCTGGCGGCACCCGTCCGGCCGAGGTCGGTGCCGGTGGCGACGACGAGGCCTGGGACGTGGGCGCGCTCGCCGCCCTCGACGTGCCGATCCTGCAGGGGCTCTGCCTGACCAGCAGCCGTGCCGTCTGGGCCGACAACGACGACGGCCTCTCCCCGCTCGACACCGCCACCCAGGTCGCCATCCCCGAGTTCGACGGCCGGATCATCACCGTGCCGTTCTCCTTCAAGGAGATCGACGCCGACGGGCTCACCGTCTATGTCGCGGACCCGGAGCGTTCCGCCCGGGTCGCGGGCATCGCGGTCCGGCACGGTGTGCTCCGGCACACCCCACCGGAGCAGCGCCGGATCGTGCTGATGCTGTCGGCGTACCCGACCAAGCACGCCCGGATCGGCAACGCCGTCGGCCTCGACACCCCGGCCAGTGTGGTCCGGCTGCTCACCGCGATGCGCGAGCAGGGGTACGACATCGGCCCCGCCGACGGCCCGGACGCCTTCCCCGGCGTCAGCGCCGGTGACGGCGACGCCCTGGTGCACGGGCTGATCGCCGCCGGTGGACAGGACCTCGACTGGCTCACCGAGGAACAGCTCGAAGGCAACCCGATCCGGATCCCGGCCCGCCGCTACCGGGCCTGGTACGCCACCCTCCCGGCCGAGTTGCGCGAGGAGATGGAACGGCACTGGGGCCCGCCCCCGGGTGAACTCTTCGTCGACACCTCCCGCGACCCCGACGGTGAGATCGTGCTCGCGGCGCTCCGGTCCGGCAACACGGTCGTGATGGTCCAGCCGCCGCGCGGCTTCGGCGAGAACCCGGTCGCCATCTACCACGACCCGGACCTGCCGCCGAGCCACCACTACCTGGCCGCGTACCGGTGGCTGGCCGACGAGTTCGGCGCGCACGCGGTGGTGCACGTCGGCAAGCACGGCAACCTGGAGTGGCTGCCCGGCAAGACGCTCGGCATGTCGGCCGCCTGCGGACCCGACGCCGCCCTCGGCGACCTGCCCCTGATCTACCCGTTCCTGGTCAACGACCCCGGCGAGGGCACCCAGGCGAAGCGGCGCGCGCACGCCACCCTGGTCGACCACCTGATCCCGCCGATGGCCCGCGCCGACAGCTACGGCGACATCGCCCGACTGGAGCAGCTTCTCGACGAGCACTCCAACATCGCCGCCCTGGACCCGGCGAAACTGCCGGCGATCCGGGCCCAGATCTGGACCCTGATCCAGGCCGCCAAGCTCGACCACGACCTCGGCCTCGAAGACCGGCCGCACGACGCCGAGTTCGACGAGTTCATCCTGCACGTCGACGGCTGGCTCTGCGAGATCAAGGACGTGCAGATCCGCGACGGGCTGCACGTGCTCGGGGTGGCGCCGAGTGGGCAGAACCGGGTCGACCTGGTGCTGGCCATGCTCCGGGCCCGGCAGATGTGGGCCGGACAGGTCGCCGCGCTACCCGGTCTGCGTGAGGCCCTCGGCCTCATCGAGGACGGCAGCGCCGCCCGCGGCGAGGTGGACCGGATCGAGGAGACCGCCCGCGCGCTGGTACTGGCGATGGAGGAACAGGACTGGGCGCCCGGGGTGGCGGCCGAGGTGTGCGCGGCCGTCCTCGGTGCCCCGGAGACCGGTCAGGTAGCGGCGGCCGGCGACCCGGCGGTCGACCACGCGCAGGTGACCCGGGTGTTGGAGTTCGCCGCCACCGAGATCGTGCCCCGGCTGGCCCGGACCACCGACGAACTCACCGCCGTGCTGCACGCGCTCGACGGCGGCTACGTGCCCGCCGGCCCGAGCGGGTCGCCGCTACGCGGCCTGGTCAACGTCCTGCCCACCGGCCGCAACTTCTACTCCGTCGACCCGAAGGCGGTGCCGAGCCGGCTGGCCTGGGAGACCGGGCAGGCGATGGCGGACTCGTTGCTGGCCCGCTACCGGGCCGACACCGGCGAGTGGCCGCGTTCGGTCGGGCTCTCCATGTGGGGCACCAGCGCCATGCGTACCGCCGGTGACGACATCGCCGAGGTGCTCGCGCTGCTCGGCGTACGGCCCCGCTGGGACGAGGCGTCCCGTCGGGTCACCGGGCTGGAACCGGTCGACCTGGCCGAACTGGGCCGGCCCCGGATCGACGTGACGATGCGGATCAGCGGCTTCTTCCGGGACGCGTTCCCGCACGTGGTGGCCCTGCTCGACGACGCCGTACGGCTGGTCGCCGCACTGGACGAGCCGGCCGAGTCGAACTACGTACGGGCGCACGCCCTGGCCGACCAGGCGGAGCACGGTGACGAGCGGCGCTCCACGATGCGGATCTTCGGCTCGAAGCCCGGTGCGTACGGGGCCGGGCTGCTGCCGCTGATCGACAGCCGGAACTGGCGTGACGACGCAGACCTGGCCGAGGTGTACGCGGTCTGGGGCGGGTACGCGTACGGCCGTGGCGTGGACGGGGTCGCGGCGCGTACCGACATGGAGACGGCGTACAAGCGGATCGCGGTCGCGGTGAAGAACACCGACACCCGGGAACACGACATCGCCGACTCCGACGACTACTTCCAGTACCACGGCGGCATGATCGCCACGGTGCGCGCGCTCACCGGTAAGGCACCGGCGGCGTACATCGGGGACAGCACCCGGCCGGACGCGGTGCGTACCCGTACGTTGAGCGAGGAGACGGCCCGGATCTTCCGCGCCCGGGTGGTGAACCCGCGCTGGCTCGCCGCGATGCGCCGGCACGGCTACAAGGGCGCGTTCGAACTAGCCGCGACGGTCGACTACCTGTTCGGCTACGACGCCACCGCCGGCGTCGTCGCCGACTGGATGTACGAGAAACTGGCCGAGACGTACGTCCTCGACCCGGAGAACCAGAAGTTCCTCACCGAGTCGAACCCGTGGGCGTTGCACGGCATCACCGAGCGGTTGCTGGAGGCGGCCGACCGGCAGCTCTGGGAGCACCCGGAGCAGGCCACCCTCGACGCGCTGCGCGAACTGTACGTCCAGACCGAGGGCGACCTCGAGGACGACGGCTCCGAGTAGCCCACCTCCCGAAGGAAGGGCCCCTTGTTATCGCCAGGCGATAACAAGGGGCCCTTCCTTACACCGTCACCAGGTGACGGGGAGGGATTCGAGAGTGCGTACGGCCATGCCCTGACGGAAGCGGAGTTCGTCGGCGGGCACCGCGACCCGCACGTTCGGCAGACGCCGGAGCAGTCCGCGCAGCGCCTCCTGGAGCTCCATCCGGGCGAGCTGCGCGCCGAGGCAGTGGTGGATGCCCGCGCCGAAGCCGAGATGCGGGTTCTCCGGGCGGGACAGGTCGAGCCGGTCCGGCGCGGCGAAGGCGGCCGGGTCGCGGTTGGCCGCGACGAACGCCGGTAGCACCGCCGACCCGGCCGGCAACGTCACCCCGCTCAGCTCCACCTCCTCGGTGGTGACCCGGGGCAGCATCACGCCGGTCTCGCCGAGCTGGATGAAACGGGTCAGCTCCTCGACCGCGGCCGGGATCGTGTCCAGGTCGGCGCGGAGCCGGTCGAACTCCTCGGGGTGGTGCAGCAGGGTCAGCAGGAACATGTTGATCTGGTTGGTGGTGGTCTCGTGCCCGCCGATCAGGACGCCGACGCAGACCGAGACGAGTTCCCGCTCGGTGAGCTTGTCCTCGTCGTCGCTGGCGCTGATCAGCGCGGTGATCAGGTCGTCGCCCGGTTCGGCGCGCTTGGCGTCGATCATCGACGCGAAGCTGTCGAACGCCGCCTGGGTTCCCTCCGGGTCCCGGCTCCAGTCACCCATCATCGTGTCCGACCAGGTCTTGCAGAGATACCGCAGGTGGTCCGGTACGCCGAGCAGTTCGCTGATCACCGCGATCGGGAACGGCGTCGAGAAGTGCCGCGCGAGGTCGACCGGCCGGGGCCGGGCCTCGACGTCGTCGAGCAGTTCGTCGACGAGCTTCGTCACCCACGGTCGTAGCTGCTCGACCCGACGCGGAGTGAACGCGCGGGCGACCAGCCGACGCATCCGGGTGTGGTCCGGCGGGTCCATCCCGATCAACGATTCGGTCTCCAGCACGCCGAGTTCCTTCGGCGGCCCACCGGGCCCGACGGCGGCGGCCCGACTGAACCGGGCATCGGTGAGCACCCGGCGCACGTCGGCGTACCGGCTCACCAACCAGGCCGGGCTGCCGTCGGGCATGGTCACCGGCGTGACCGGGCGGTGTTCGCGCAACTCGGCGAGCTGCGGCGAGGGGTGGAAGATCGTCGGCGGTGCGGCGAACGGGTACGGGAGCGGGGTCTGCGCTTCGGTCATCGGTACCTGCCCTGGGAGTCGGTAGCGGATAGGGAGACTGCGGGCAGCTCAGGGCGGTGCGCCGACCCGTCCCCGGGCGGCCAGCCGGGCCAGCGCCGGGACCAGATCGGCCGGTGCGGGGCGGGCCCGGATGGCGTCACGCAACCGGTGCGCCGCGTCCGTCCACCTCCGGTGGTGCAGCAGGTCGGTGAGTCGGTCCCGGATCGCCGACCCGTCCACCGCCGGTCCGTCCAGGTAGCCGCCGGCACCGGTCGCGGCGAGTCGCGCCGCGTTGAAATGCTGGTCGCTGACCTGGGGGAGCACGAGTTGCGGCACGCCGAGCGCGGCGGCGGTCATGGTGGTGCCGGCGCCGCCCTGGTGCACCAGCGCCCGGCAGGTCGGCAGCACCAGGTGCAGGGCCAGCGGCGCCGCCGCCAGCCGTACGTTCGGCGGCGGCTCGCCGAGCTGGTCACGTTGCCCGGCGTCGAGCGCGACCACCACCTCCAGGTCGAGCGCGGCGAGTGCCGCCACCACCTGCGGCGCACCGACGAACCCGGTCAGTTCCGCGCCCGCCATCATGGTTCCCCAGGTGACACAGATCCGGGCCGGCCTCCCGGAAGCGTCGTCGCGCCACAGCCAGTCCGGCAGCACCGAGACCCCGTTGTACGGCACGAACCGGGTCGGTTCGGTGGGTACGGCGACCGGCACCCGCATCGGTGCCGGGCACGGGTCGATGGTCAGCGTGCCGTCGAGATCGACCTGGTCGGTCGGTACGCCCACCCGGGCGGCGAGCGGGCCGACCACCGTCTCGAGGTCGAGGTCGAGTTCGGTGCCGGAGTCCGGCCCCCACAGGTGACGCACACCGGGCACGCCGAGCGCGGCGGCGGTGATCGCGCCGGCCAGGTTGAACGGCTCGTACACGACCAGGTCGGGTCGGAACGCGCGGCCGAAGGCGACCAGGTCGTCGAGCATCGCGTCGGCGTACCGGACCACCCCGCCGTCCGGGGTGATCTCCGGTTTCATCCGGTTGCCGGGCGCCGTCACCGCGTGCTCGGGGAGGCGGGCGGCCACCGGGCCGATCTGACCGCTGAACACCGTCGCGAAATCGAGATCCACCCCGACCGGTACGGCGGTCAGCCCGGCCGAGGTGACCGCGTCGACCAGCCCCGGCCGGGCGGCGACCCGCACCTGGTGACCGGCGGCCTGCAACGCCCAGCCGAGCGGGACCAGCGGAAAGAAGTGCGACCGCCAGCCCCAGGTGGCGATCAGCACCCGCACGGGCACCGCCGGTCCGGGCCCTCGACACGCGTTGGTCGCCCCATCAGGCCCCGCCCATGGCCAGTACGGTGACGCCGTCGACCGTGGTGATCTCGACCGGGAAGTACGGCTCGACCGTGGACCGGAGGAACTCCAGATCGTCGACGAAGGGCAGCGGCAGCAGTTCGTCAGCCCTGATCCGGTCCTCGGTCCGGACCAGCTCCACCCGTCCGGCCACCCGCAGCGACTCCAGCAGGTACCCGCCGAGGTCCTCCGGGTTGAAGAAGCGCCACAGGTCGACGTTGACCACCCGGTCGAACCGGCGCTCGGCGTACGGGGTCATCAGGCCCATCAGGTGCGGGTTCCGCTCGCCCAGCGGGGCGTCGTAGTCGAAGGTCACCGCGTCCGGGCCGAGTCGCAGCTTGCTCGCCCCGAAGCCGACCAGCAGGCTGTCGCCGCCGTCGAGGCGGTCCAGCAGTGTCGACGGTAGGTCGGTCACCCGGCCGAGACCACGTTCCCGGCAGACGTCCAGGGCATCCTCGAACCAGGCGATCCGTCGGACCAGGGTGGCCCAGTTGCCGGGGTAGCCCAGCAGTTCCATGTCGTACCGGGGGTGTTTGGCCGCGATCGTGCGGTAGTTCTCGGCGAGCTGTGCCATCAGCACCGGCCACGCCCGCAGGTGGGGAACCGCGTAGCAGATCGCGTCGGTGCCGATGGCGAAGGTGTCCGCGGCCCGGCCGTACTGGTGGAAGATCCGGTAGAACAGTTCGTTGTCCTCGCCGCCCCAGGTCACCAGCGCCTCGTCGAAGCCGCCGATCGCCTCCAGGGTGGCCCGGTCCACCGAGGCGTTGTTGGTGTGCCCGTACAGCCAGGGCGCGCGCGGGAAGTCCCGGCGGTGATTCTCGGCCGCGAACAGATAGTCGCGGACATCCTCGCGGTAGTCGCCGAGCATCGTCTCGGTCGGGGTCCGGCCCGCCCGCAGCGCCCCGATCGCGGCCCAGTCGACCATCAGGCTGCGCCCCAGCAGCACACCGGGCCGCAGTGATCGTCCGGTGTGGAAGTCCAGGTGCCGGCGGAGCAGGTCGGGGTGGGGGCAGTGGTCGGCGTCGACGAAGACGACCACCTCGCCCCGGGCCGCTCGGATGCCACGGTTGCGGGCGACGGAACGGCCGCCGTTGCGCTCGTTGCGCAGATAGGTCAGGGGGAGGCGGCCCGCGTACGCGGAGACCACCGTTTCCAGTGAAGGTGTCGAGCCGTCGTCGACGACGATCACCTCGAACCGGTCGGCCGGCAGCGTCTGCCGGGTGAACCCGTCGAGGGTGAGATCGAGCAGGTGGCCGTGGTTGAGCACGGGGATCACCACGCTCAGCGGGAGCGGTGCGGCCGTACCACCGTGGTCACTCACCGGACACCTGCCGGCCGGTGTCGCGGGCCACCGTCAGCACCCGTTCGTTCGCCTCCGCCGTACCGACGGTGATCCGTACCCCCTGCTCGGGGTAGGGGCGGACCAGGATGCCGGCGCGCCGGCACCGGTCGGCGAACTCGAGCGCGGCCGGCCCGAGCGGCAGCCAGAGGAAGTTCGCCTCACTCGGCGCGACCGGCAGGCCCGCCGCCAGCAGCCCGTCACGCAGCCGGGTCCGGGCCACGACCAACTCGTCGCGCCGGGCGGCCAACTCCACCCCGGCCTCCTCGTCCAGGCAGGCCAGCGCCGCCGTCTGTCCCAGGCCGCCGGGGTAGAAGACGAGGCCGACCATCCGGGCCGCCGCCGCGACCCGGGGCGGCGCGACCGCGTACCCGACCCGGAGGGTGGCCAGGCCGTACGCCTTGGAGAAGGTCCGTAGCACGCAGACGTTGTCGCGGTCGCGATACAGGTCGAGGGCGTCGGGTACGTCCGGGTCGGTGACGAACTCCCGGTACGCCTCGTCGACGATCACCACCACCTCTGGCGGGATCCGGTCCAGGAACTCCTCGATCTCGGCCCGGCCGAGCACCGCCCCGGTCGGGTTGTTCGGGTTGCAGATCAGCACACACCGGGTCTGTTCGGTGACCGCGTCGGCCATCGCGCGCAGGTCGTGCCGGTAGCCGTCGAGCGGGACCGGCACCGGGCGGGCCCCGGCGTTCGCGACGATCAGCGGGTATCCCTCGAACGACAGCGCCGGATACACCACCTCCGGCCGGTCCGGCCCGAGCGACGCCACGATGTGCTGGCTGAGCCCGGCCGATCCGGGGCCGACCAGCACCTGCGCCGCCGGTACGCCCAACCGCGCGGCCAGCGCCGCGACGAGCGCGCCGGAGTTGTGGTCGGGATACCGGTTGAGCCGTTCCGCCCCCTCCCGCACCAGGCGCAGCACGCTCGGCAGCGGCGGGTAGGGCGTCTCGTTCATCGCCAGCTCCGCCACCGGCGCGGTCCGGGTCGACCCGTCCGCCACCCGGTTCGGCTCCACTGTGCTGGTCATGCTGTCGTACCACCGTTCGCCGGGGATTGCCCGTTGCCGGCGTACGCCCGCCGGTCACCGAGCAGTCCGAGTTGGTAGAGCCGGTCGACGGGGGTCAACCGGTGCGGGCTGACCCCGGCGAGGTTGCCGGTGGTGAGCCCGAGCAGACGGGGATTCGCGGCGGTGTGCCGCATCATCCGCCCGCCGACCAGCCGGGCGAGGCCGGTGGTGCTGGTCAGCATCCGGGCGGCGTGGTGGCTCACCGTCGCGGTGTGGTCGAGCCGCCGCAGCCGGGTCGCGTGGTAGTCGGCCAGTACCCGGTCCACCGTGCCGGTGTCGGTGCCACCGGTGGCGTCGAGGAGGTCGGCCAGTGCCTCGGCGTCCCCCAGGGAACTGTTCATGCCCTGGGCCGCCATCGGATGTACGGCGTGCGCCGCCTCGCCGACCAGGGCGAGGCCGGGTACGGCCAGTCGGGGTGCGCGGAGCCGGTAGACCGCGAGGATCTGCCGCTGACGCAGGTGTGCCCGGAGCGCGTCGGCGAGCGGGGCCAGCGCGGGCACCCCGGTCAGCACCCGGTCGCACCAGGCGGCGAGC
The Micromonospora pisi DNA segment above includes these coding regions:
- a CDS encoding histidinol-phosphate transaminase, whose protein sequence is MTSTVEPNRVADGSTRTAPVAELAMNETPYPPLPSVLRLVREGAERLNRYPDHNSGALVAALAARLGVPAAQVLVGPGSAGLSQHIVASLGPDRPEVVYPALSFEGYPLIVANAGARPVPVPLDGYRHDLRAMADAVTEQTRCVLICNPNNPTGAVLGRAEIEEFLDRIPPEVVVIVDEAYREFVTDPDVPDALDLYRDRDNVCVLRTFSKAYGLATLRVGYAVAPPRVAAAARMVGLVFYPGGLGQTAALACLDEEAGVELAARRDELVVARTRLRDGLLAAGLPVAPSEANFLWLPLGPAALEFADRCRRAGILVRPYPEQGVRITVGTAEANERVLTVARDTGRQVSGE
- a CDS encoding nucleotide disphospho-sugar-binding domain-containing protein, coding for MPVRVLIATWGWRSHFFPLVPLGWALQAAGHQVRVAARPGLVDAVTSAGLTAVPVGVDLDFATVFSGQIGPVAARLPEHAVTAPGNRMKPEITPDGGVVRYADAMLDDLVAFGRAFRPDLVVYEPFNLAGAITAAALGVPGVRHLWGPDSGTELDLDLETVVGPLAARVGVPTDQVDLDGTLTIDPCPAPMRVPVAVPTEPTRFVPYNGVSVLPDWLWRDDASGRPARICVTWGTMMAGAELTGFVGAPQVVAALAALDLEVVVALDAGQRDQLGEPPPNVRLAAAPLALHLVLPTCRALVHQGGAGTTMTAAALGVPQLVLPQVSDQHFNAARLAATGAGGYLDGPAVDGSAIRDRLTDLLHHRRWTDAAHRLRDAIRARPAPADLVPALARLAARGRVGAPP
- the cobG gene encoding precorrin-3B synthase, with protein sequence MWSPRGRSAPDACPGALRVHVAADGNLARVRVPGGRLHADQLAALAAAASELGDGGLELTSRGNVQLRGLPAGAERELAARLWAAGLLPSETHERVRNVIASTLSGRAEGGRFDLRTLVDELDQGLCADPALAELPGRFLFTVDDGRGDVTGFGADVGLFAVASDTLAVLLGGTDTGVRLPPAAGAGTALRAARAFLAEYTAQGGTAWRLTELDDGVPRVAHRLRSALDPAFVGSPGGLADAPAPTRPPVGRIAQIDGRLALALMVPLGRLTLAQVDVLEAAARAGAHEINITPWRTVVVPDLGTGEAERRLAALTGEGLVADTSAGWVGVTGCTGRPGCAKALADVRADANRVHPVAAPGPAGLPVHWVGCERRCGRPVDRHVEVLATVDGYQVSLDGRPRSRSATLDETAAAIAAARRGT
- a CDS encoding glycosyltransferase is translated as MSDHGGTAAPLPLSVVIPVLNHGHLLDLTLDGFTRQTLPADRFEVIVVDDGSTPSLETVVSAYAGRLPLTYLRNERNGGRSVARNRGIRAARGEVVVFVDADHCPHPDLLRRHLDFHTGRSLRPGVLLGRSLMVDWAAIGALRAGRTPTETMLGDYREDVRDYLFAAENHRRDFPRAPWLYGHTNNASVDRATLEAIGGFDEALVTWGGEDNELFYRIFHQYGRAADTFAIGTDAICYAVPHLRAWPVLMAQLAENYRTIAAKHPRYDMELLGYPGNWATLVRRIAWFEDALDVCRERGLGRVTDLPSTLLDRLDGGDSLLVGFGASKLRLGPDAVTFDYDAPLGERNPHLMGLMTPYAERRFDRVVNVDLWRFFNPEDLGGYLLESLRVAGRVELVRTEDRIRADELLPLPFVDDLEFLRSTVEPYFPVEITTVDGVTVLAMGGA
- a CDS encoding cytochrome P450, which produces MTEAQTPLPYPFAAPPTIFHPSPQLAELREHRPVTPVTMPDGSPAWLVSRYADVRRVLTDARFSRAAAVGPGGPPKELGVLETESLIGMDPPDHTRMRRLVARAFTPRRVEQLRPWVTKLVDELLDDVEARPRPVDLARHFSTPFPIAVISELLGVPDHLRYLCKTWSDTMMGDWSRDPEGTQAAFDSFASMIDAKRAEPGDDLITALISASDDEDKLTERELVSVCVGVLIGGHETTTNQINMFLLTLLHHPEEFDRLRADLDTIPAAVEELTRFIQLGETGVMLPRVTTEEVELSGVTLPAGSAVLPAFVAANRDPAAFAAPDRLDLSRPENPHLGFGAGIHHCLGAQLARMELQEALRGLLRRLPNVRVAVPADELRFRQGMAVRTLESLPVTW
- a CDS encoding precorrin-8X methylmutase gives rise to the protein MDYVRDGAEIYRRSFATIRAEADLSGLPADVATVVVRMIHACGMVDLPSDVGYSPDVVSAARAALRAGAPILCDAEMVASGVTRSRLPADNEVICTLRDPRVPALAAELDTTRSAAALELWGDRLEGAVVAVGNAPTALFRLLELIDAGAGRPAAVLGIPVGFIGAAESKQALAEHPGGPEYLVVHGRRGGSAMTAAAINAIANEKE
- the cobN gene encoding cobaltochelatase subunit CobN, whose product is MILLLSTSDTDLLSARASGADFRLANPARTSVEELPALLDGVDLVVVRILGGYRAWEEGLDALLAGTLPVVLLGGEQAPDAELMRRSTVPAGVAAEAHTYLAHGGPANLTELHRFLSDTILLTGYGFAPPVATPEWGRLERESRQTDGPVIAVLYYRAHHVAGNTAFVETLCTAIEDAGGRPLPVYCASLRSPAPALLETLGEADALVVTVLAAGGTRPAEVGAGGDDEAWDVGALAALDVPILQGLCLTSSRAVWADNDDGLSPLDTATQVAIPEFDGRIITVPFSFKEIDADGLTVYVADPERSARVAGIAVRHGVLRHTPPEQRRIVLMLSAYPTKHARIGNAVGLDTPASVVRLLTAMREQGYDIGPADGPDAFPGVSAGDGDALVHGLIAAGGQDLDWLTEEQLEGNPIRIPARRYRAWYATLPAELREEMERHWGPPPGELFVDTSRDPDGEIVLAALRSGNTVVMVQPPRGFGENPVAIYHDPDLPPSHHYLAAYRWLADEFGAHAVVHVGKHGNLEWLPGKTLGMSAACGPDAALGDLPLIYPFLVNDPGEGTQAKRRAHATLVDHLIPPMARADSYGDIARLEQLLDEHSNIAALDPAKLPAIRAQIWTLIQAAKLDHDLGLEDRPHDAEFDEFILHVDGWLCEIKDVQIRDGLHVLGVAPSGQNRVDLVLAMLRARQMWAGQVAALPGLREALGLIEDGSAARGEVDRIEETARALVLAMEEQDWAPGVAAEVCAAVLGAPETGQVAAAGDPAVDHAQVTRVLEFAATEIVPRLARTTDELTAVLHALDGGYVPAGPSGSPLRGLVNVLPTGRNFYSVDPKAVPSRLAWETGQAMADSLLARYRADTGEWPRSVGLSMWGTSAMRTAGDDIAEVLALLGVRPRWDEASRRVTGLEPVDLAELGRPRIDVTMRISGFFRDAFPHVVALLDDAVRLVAALDEPAESNYVRAHALADQAEHGDERRSTMRIFGSKPGAYGAGLLPLIDSRNWRDDADLAEVYAVWGGYAYGRGVDGVAARTDMETAYKRIAVAVKNTDTREHDIADSDDYFQYHGGMIATVRALTGKAPAAYIGDSTRPDAVRTRTLSEETARIFRARVVNPRWLAAMRRHGYKGAFELAATVDYLFGYDATAGVVADWMYEKLAETYVLDPENQKFLTESNPWALHGITERLLEAADRQLWEHPEQATLDALRELYVQTEGDLEDDGSE